The Deltaproteobacteria bacterium genome contains the following window.
CCCTTTTCCATCCCGGAGGAAGTTTGGGGGAGCGGCTTTCCCTCCAGGTGAAAGACATCATGCGGCCGATGACTGAATTCCCGGTCCTCTCCGAAGAATCCACGGTAAAAGAATTTCTCCAGGCCATGCAGCGGCAGGGAGCAGACTTGGCCCTGGTTCTTCACCCTGACGGAACCCTGGCCGGTATGATCACAGACCGCGATTTACGCCGGGGAAAGATGGGATCTCGGTTCCTTGCCCAGGGGATCGGGGGATTGATGAGTTCCGACCTTCCCACTATCGAGGAAGGCTCCTCAGCCGCCGAGGCCTTGCACGAATTGGTGGAAAAAAACCGCGAAGCCCTCCCGGTCCTGGACAAAAAAAAGTGCCTGAAAGGCCTGGTTACCCTCCGGGATATCTTGAACCGGAGAAATCTAAAGGTTTTTTAAAATGTTTTACCCCCCCAAAGGATTGATCATTCCCTTAATAACTCCTTTCGACGAAAAAGGGTCAATTGACTGGGTCTCTCTGAGACGTCTAATCGAACGGGCCCTTCCATTCGGCGATGGCCTGTTCTTCGGCGAAGGGATAGTCGGTGAAGGACTTTTTCTTCCCAACCACCTGCGCCTTGAACTTTTACAAGGAGCTATGGATATTGTATCTGGGAAGAAGCCTTTGTTTCTATGCCCGACCGCCAATACCGTAGAAGAAACTTTGAGCAACGTCGAAGCGGTGGGCAGCAAATACTCAGCGCCATCAACCCAAGAACCTTTTTATTGGGTGGATATCCCTCTCTGGTACCACAGCAACCGCAAGCTTTCCCAGGTTTATCAAGAATGGGGAAAGTGTTCTCCCTTCCCCATTCTCCTTGATAATCATCCCCATCTCATTACACGGCTGAACCGCACTTTGAAGCGGAGTAACATCCGCACGGCAGTGCTGAAGGGCCTTGCCATAAATGAACAAATTGTCGGTCTGATTCAGGCAGGTGATCTCAAACGGACGATGCACTACCAAAGGGCCGTTCGCTCCCAGCGGGAGTTTCGTTTCTACGACGGAGATGAAAAGAGTTTTCTTAACCAACCAAGCTCCTCAGGGGTCATTTCCGCTGGGGCTAACCTTCTCCCAGCCGAATGGAAAGAGGTCGTCGCGGCCTCTTTGAGCTTAGCAGAAACTCCGGCGCCTAATCTTCTCCTGTTGCAACAAAGCCAAAAGCTCAGGGAACTCAGCCAGGCCCTGCGGATGAACCCGGCAGGGAGTCTCAAATTTGCCCTGCATCGTCTCGGATTGATCTCCCACCCCCAAGTCCTAAGTGAAACCCCCACGGATGCTTCCGGGGTTGAAGGAGAAATGGGCAATTTCCTGCAAGAGAATTTTTCTTTACAAATTCCCCTTTAAAATGCTATTCATAAGACATAAGACAGGGGAGGGAAATTTTAAGAAAAGCAAGATGAATTCTACTCGGGGCAGGACTTCCTCATTACAACTCAAACCTTTGGTGGTCTACTCCGTTCTGGCAGCCTTTCTGTTAGCTCCTCTAGGATGCAGTTATAAGCCTGTTTATCTCCAAAAAAGCGAAAGAACCCCAATCGCGGAAAGGTGGAAGGTGAAAAAAATAGATCCTTCGCAACTTTCACCGGATGAGACGTTCGCCTTGGAGAAGATGGGTTCCCCTCAGTATGTCCGTTTTTTCCGCAA
Protein-coding sequences here:
- a CDS encoding dihydrodipicolinate synthase family protein gives rise to the protein MFYPPKGLIIPLITPFDEKGSIDWVSLRRLIERALPFGDGLFFGEGIVGEGLFLPNHLRLELLQGAMDIVSGKKPLFLCPTANTVEETLSNVEAVGSKYSAPSTQEPFYWVDIPLWYHSNRKLSQVYQEWGKCSPFPILLDNHPHLITRLNRTLKRSNIRTAVLKGLAINEQIVGLIQAGDLKRTMHYQRAVRSQREFRFYDGDEKSFLNQPSSSGVISAGANLLPAEWKEVVAASLSLAETPAPNLLLLQQSQKLRELSQALRMNPAGSLKFALHRLGLISHPQVLSETPTDASGVEGEMGNFLQENFSLQIPL